In Isosphaera pallida ATCC 43644, the sequence ACGCGACTTCCTCAAAGCGGCGGCCGCCGCTCCCGCCTTGGGAGCCTTCTATTTCTCCTACGGTAAACTGGAAGGCCACGACCCGGTCCGCGCTGTGCTGATCGGCACCGGCGACGAAGGCTGCCAGGCGATGGTCCGCGACCACAACCGTGACTACGTCAACTACATCGGCTTTTGCGACATTCGCCCCACCCAACTTGAGCGTTGCAAGGCCGAGTTCGCCAAGCACGCCCAGTACACCCCACGCGACGTGGAGACGTTGCGGATCTACGACGATTACAAACAAGCAATCGCTGACCCGGACGTCGAGATGGTGGTCATCGCCCTGCCTCTGTTCCTACACGCCCCCGTGGCGATCGAGGCGCTGAAAGCAGGCAAGCACGTCTTTACTGAAAAGCTGATGGCCAAGACGGTCGCGCAGTGCAAGGACATGATCCAAGTGGCACGGGCCAACAACCGCCTGCTGGCGGTAGGACACCAACGCCACTATTCCACCACGTATGACAACGCCAACCATCTGATTCGCCAGGGCTACCTCGGCGAGATTCGCCACATCCGAGCGCTTTGGCACCGCAACAACGGCCAACCGATCTACGCGCGCCGGGGCGCAACCCTGGAATACAACGATAACGGCCACGCCCGTTGGTCCAACCCCGACGCCCCCCTAGAATACGACGCTAACGGCAACCCCATCGTCGTGCTGGGGACCAAAGAGCGCAACGGCCTCATCTCCGACGGTAAGCCGCTCTACTGGGATAGCTGGAGCCGAGGCATCCCCGACAAAGATCGCGGAGTCGATTTCGCCAAGCATGGCTATGGCTCGCTCCATGAACTGATCGCCTGGCGTCTTTACGACAAGTACGGCGCAGGTCTCATGGCCGAACTCGGCAGCCACCAACTCGACGCCTGCTCAATTTTCCTGGGCAAAGTCCACCCCCTGTCCGTCTCTGGCTACGGCGGCAAGTACCATTTCCGCGACAACCGCGAGGTGGACGACCACGTCTTCGCCCAATTCGAGTTCCCCGCGCTATCCGCAGACGGCCAACCCCGCGACGACGAGCGCGTGATCGTCACCTATTCATCGATCTGCACTAATGCCTACGAAAAGTATGGCGAAACCGTGATGGGCACCCTGGGCACCCTGGTCCTGGAAGAAGAAAAAGACCTCTACCTCTTCCGCGAAGGGGACCGCAACCGCAAGAACACCGGCCCAGTGCGTGACACCGCCATTACCATGACCAGCACCCCCGCCGGCAAGCCAGTCATGGAAGCCTCGGCCAGCTGGTCTGGCGGCGGTGCGTCCACCTCGATCGCCGGCGTGATCGCCGACGGCAAGCCGTTCCGCGGCTACCGCGAGGAACTCGAACACTTCGCTTGGTGCATCCGTCAAGGCGACCCCAAGAACTACATCAACCCCTCCGACGAAACCCTCAAACCCCGCTGCCGAGGCGAGGTCGCCCTGGCCGACGCCGTCATCGCCTTAACTTCCAACATCGCCATGCGCGAAGGCCGACGCATCGAATTCAAACCGGAGTGGTTCAACCCCGACTCCCCCGAAACCCCCGACGGCTCCAAGCCGGACTATTTCGGCCCCTACGCCAAGGTCTAACAGCGCGGATCAATCCGATCCTTCAACAACCCCCGCGCGGGCTGCGTTTGGTTCGATCATCCCAATCCACCGAACCAGCCCATTCTTCTTGATGTGACGTGATCAACACGTTCCGCCGGATCACCTCATCACCCGCCTCTCGGGACGAGGCGATTCCGGCGACAACGGTAAGGGGTCGTCTCGATGCGCGACATCGCGCTGATCCTGCCGGCGGCGGGCCGCTCGACCCGGTTTCACGCGGGCCGTCACCCCGAAACCGCTCCGCTGGACACCCACGCGCTGGACGACCTCCCGCCCCGTAAGGTGTTTCTCGACCTGGACGGCGCAGCGGTCTGGGTTCGCACCCTCACGCGGTTTGCCAACCGCCCTGACCTGGCCCGCGTGCTGGTGGCAGTCTGCCCCGAAGATCGCTCCGCCTTCGAACGTCACTTCGCCATCCCTCTTAAGACCTTTGGCGTCGAGGTCGTCGAAGGCGGAGCCGAACGGTTCGAGACAGTCGCTCGCGCTTTGGACCACCTTCGGGACGATCCGACAATCGCCCTGGTCGCGGTTCACGACGCCGCTCGTCCTTGCGTTCCACCCGACCGGATCGAAGCGGTGTTTCAGGCTGCCCGACATTGCGGAGCTGCCGCCCTGGCCGTCCCGGTCGCCGACACCCTGCGACGCATCGACGCTGAGGGGTTCGCCGCCGGTGTGATCGACCGCACCGGCGTCGTCGCCATGCAAACCCCTCAGGTCTTTCGCCG encodes:
- the ispD gene encoding 2-C-methyl-D-erythritol 4-phosphate cytidylyltransferase, with translation MRDIALILPAAGRSTRFHAGRHPETAPLDTHALDDLPPRKVFLDLDGAAVWVRTLTRFANRPDLARVLVAVCPEDRSAFERHFAIPLKTFGVEVVEGGAERFETVARALDHLRDDPTIALVAVHDAARPCVPPDRIEAVFQAARHCGAAALAVPVADTLRRIDAEGFAAGVIDRTGVVAMQTPQVFRRDWLIEAHDRHRQRLANHHDTADPLAVTDDVQLVEALGKRCALVPGHPANLKITTPRDFELARALLRAETSVL
- a CDS encoding Gfo/Idh/MocA family oxidoreductase; this translates as MSTLTAEQRALGAANAREALGFSRRDFLKAAAAAPALGAFYFSYGKLEGHDPVRAVLIGTGDEGCQAMVRDHNRDYVNYIGFCDIRPTQLERCKAEFAKHAQYTPRDVETLRIYDDYKQAIADPDVEMVVIALPLFLHAPVAIEALKAGKHVFTEKLMAKTVAQCKDMIQVARANNRLLAVGHQRHYSTTYDNANHLIRQGYLGEIRHIRALWHRNNGQPIYARRGATLEYNDNGHARWSNPDAPLEYDANGNPIVVLGTKERNGLISDGKPLYWDSWSRGIPDKDRGVDFAKHGYGSLHELIAWRLYDKYGAGLMAELGSHQLDACSIFLGKVHPLSVSGYGGKYHFRDNREVDDHVFAQFEFPALSADGQPRDDERVIVTYSSICTNAYEKYGETVMGTLGTLVLEEEKDLYLFREGDRNRKNTGPVRDTAITMTSTPAGKPVMEASASWSGGGASTSIAGVIADGKPFRGYREELEHFAWCIRQGDPKNYINPSDETLKPRCRGEVALADAVIALTSNIAMREGRRIEFKPEWFNPDSPETPDGSKPDYFGPYAKV